A part of Rhipicephalus microplus isolate Deutch F79 chromosome 8, USDA_Rmic, whole genome shotgun sequence genomic DNA contains:
- the LOC142768754 gene encoding uncharacterized protein LOC142768754, with protein MPLLLRILRIQLGIRQQQREVLQEVRQLKHKRKHLLQIGGRGLREIGVNAMKAVLAHAVQVLYSLHGRKGKRAFVNLRLCRLVTGVICQKAGCDQAEALNCIKRWLPGSGDRCGGRKRLFREAFVVEQPDDPHSQSADYRLLAAAGFLPSHSSQGLDSTTVTVPPTQADLQ; from the exons atgc ctctattgctacggatcctgcggatccaacttggcatccggcagcaacaaagagaggttctgcaggaggtgcgacagctgaagcacaag cgcaagcacctcctgcagattgggggacgtggcctccgagaaattggtgtgaatgccatgaaggctgtattggcacatgccgtgcaagtgctgtacagccttcatggcagaaaagggaaaagggcctttgtgaacctgaggctctgtagattagtgacag gtgtcatctgccaaaaagcagggtgcgaccaggcggaggccctcaactgtATTAAGagatggctgccagggtctggtgaccgctgtgggggcaggaagcggctcttcagagaagcatttgttgtggagcagcccgatgatccccactctcagagtgcagattatcggctgctcgcggcagctggcttcctgcccagccacagcagccagggccttgacagcaccactgtcactgtgcccccaacgcaagctgacctgcagtag